From a region of the Trichoderma atroviride chromosome 6, complete sequence genome:
- a CDS encoding uncharacterized protein (EggNog:ENOG41~TransMembrane:11 (o35-55i76-95o107-128i135-157o163-182i194-214o234-255i262-283o289-309i321-343o355-378i)), which translates to MMESVDDKKTEAIPISESASESLSPPSSSTSLSPWTGYLQILAGHLMIFDTFGYIGSWGLFQSYYISALGRSQSDVSWIGSLQIFLIYFVGTFSGRVLDAGYLRTTLAVGCSLQIIGIFTTASATAYWQILLSQGICVGLGDGLIFCPMISLISTYYEKDRALAVSFAAAGAATGGMVFPSIARQLIPTLGEPWAVRVMGFVFTFNSVIALIVVRPKISIFGSKILHVPAAPSFYLIIAINGIGLPGRIFPAYLATRVVGNALYVLTPITFSAGVLLYLWKYVTSYNGFLAWIIVYGFFANAVQSLFVGSVGSLTKDPQKMGVRVGMIFTIISFACLTGPPIAGALIDLDNGNFLYAQIFGITSVVCGSAVLLAAAIASKR; encoded by the exons atgatggAATCCGTCGACGACAAGAAGACTGAAGCTATACCGATTTCTGAGTCTGCCTCTGAATCCTTATCGCCGCCTTCGTCATCAACCTCTCTTTCGCCATGGACTGGCTATCTTCAAATCTTGGCTGGTCACTTGATGATCTTTGATACCTTTGGCTACATCGGCTCATGGGGTCTATTCCAATCCTACTACATTTCTGCCCTGGGCCGTTCACAATCAGACGTTTCGTGGATTGGCAGCCTCCAAATCTTTCTCATCTACTTTGTCGGCACGTTTTCAGGGCGAGTCCTTGATGCCGGCTACCTGCGCACAACTCTGGCTGTTGGCTGCAGCCTCCAAATCATTGGCATCTTCACCACTGCGTCTGCTACTGCCTACTGGCAGATCCTCCTCTCGCAGGGCATCTGCGTcggccttggcgatggcctcaTTTTCTGCCCCATGATCTCCCTGATCAGCACCTACTATGAAAAAGATCGGGCTCTAGCCGTGTCTTTTGCCGCGGCCGGCGCTGCTACCGGAGGAATGGTGTTTCCCTCCATTGCTCGGCAGCTCATCCCAACACTTGGCGAGCCTTGGGCGGTGCGAGTCATGGGCTTTGTGTTTACCTTCAACTCTGTCATTGCTCTGATCGTCGTGCGACCCAAG atttccatctttggctcCAAGATTCTTCATGTCCCAGCCGCACCGTCATTTTatctcatcatcgccatcaatgGCATCGGCTTGCCCGGTCGCATCTTCCCAGCATATCTTGCCACGCGCGTGGTAGGCAACGCATTATACGTCCTCACTCCCATCACGTTTAGTGCCGGCGTGTTGCTCTACTTGTGGAAGTATGTCACTTCTTACAATGGGTTTCTTGCCTGGATCATCGTCTACGGCTTCTTTGCGAATGCTGTGCAGAGTCTCTTTGTCGGCAGCGTGGGTAGCCTGACCAAAGACCCTCAGAAGATGGGCGTCCGGGTAGGCATGATCTTTACAATCATCAGCTTTGCCTGTCTTACTGGTCCGCCTATTGCTGGTGCCCTGATTGACCTTGATAATGGAAATTTTCTCTATGCCCAAATATTTGGGATTACTTCGGTAGTCTGCGGCTCTGCTGTGCTTctcgctgctgctattgcaaGTAAGAGGTAG
- a CDS encoding uncharacterized protein (EggNog:ENOG41) has translation MSILASKLIAINIVDLQDGSHVITDAHSTPNFDRLAKLEAQVTELSQWKNSMTPIISNSIAGSGTASNSGSASDSESDSNQSIGSLDPNSLMVRHAAPQKKSTTTAKKSNLPKKQDTDVTSRIMTIIQGYGQNEENDEGSPWLGRIKFEPRVRKHVKANAPIELVLPAFPWKSVNKVEKVLGAVPDLGEELGLGRLQNLCEDIQSIYPPGAYVTVTSDGLVYNDLLGISNEEVYEYGGALRRMAEEKGYDRLKFIRIMNLLGLTDSPHMTKEEYLACVDDSRKMLVEKYLPADFDARDAILNDADINLTYCGYIIFLSKDMRHSPITAGVTTKREYRTVVKRVAHDMITRGKAFAAVIEDRLPDYVRLSIHRSTGLNKLSFPLVPQPNHFSMTPWHCCIAVTAKGQFRTAHAIELRETHDVIEQNGRPYYYRDRSDVWKWNVPVEFEFFYPRGIYVRAKTAEGEAAPKLGPNELAKIKELGKGFSPVIPTGFA, from the exons ATGTCTATTCTTGCATCCAAGTTGATCGCTATCAACATTGTTGACTTGCAAGATGGTAGCCATGTCATCACGGATGCCCATTCTACCCCCAACTTTGACCGGTTGGCCAAGCTTGAAGCTCAAGTCACTGAACTCTCTCAGTGGAAGAATTCCATGACccccatcatctccaactcCATCGCAGGATCTGGTACTGCGTCCAATTCTGGATCTGCATCAGATTCTGAGTCGGACTCTAACCAATCCATTGGCTCCCTCGACCCAAACTCTCTCATGGTCCGTCATGCAGCTCCACAGAAGAAGTCTACAACCacagccaagaagagcaatctCCCCAAGAAACAAGATACCGATGTCACATCACGTATCATGACCATCATCCAGGGCTACGGCCAGAACGAAGAAAACGACGAAGGCTCGCCCTGGTTGGGTCGTATCAAGTTCGAGCCTCGTGTCCGCAAACATGTAAAGGCGAACGCGCCCATTGAGCTTGTTCTACCCGCTTTCCCTTGGAAGAGTGTCAACAAGGTTGAGAAAGTCCTTGGCGCTGTGCCCGACTTGGGCGAAGAGTTGGGTTTGGGTCGTCTTCAAAACCTCTGCGAAGATATCCAATCCATCTACCCGCCTGGAGCGTATGTCACCGTCACCTCAGACGGCCTTGTCTACAATGATCTCCTAGGTATCTCCAACGAGGAGGTATACGAGTATGGTGGTGCTCTCCGACGAATGGCTGAAGAGAAAGGCTATGATCGTCTCAAGTTCATCCGTATTATGAACCTTTTGGGTCTTACCGACAGCCCGCACATGACCAAGGAGGAGTACTTGGCATGTGTTGATGACTCGCGAAAGATGCTTGTGGAAAAGTATCTCCCTGCAGACTTTGACGCTCGCGATGCCATCCTGAACGACGCCGATATCAACCTGACCTACTGCGGctacatcatcttcttgagcaAAGATATGCGCCACAGCCCAATCACCGCTGGTGTCACCACCAAGCGAGAATACAGAACGGTCGTTAAGCGAGTTGCGCACGACATGATTACTCGAGGCAAG gcctttgctgctgttaTCGAAGACCGTCTCCCCGACTACGTTCGCCTTTCCATCCACCGATCTACAGGTCTCAATAAGCTCTCTTTCCCTCTCGTTCCACAGCCCAACCACTTCTCCATGACTCCTTGGCACTGCTGCATTGCTGTTACTGCCAAGGGCCAGTTCCGCACTGCTCACGCCATTGAGCTGCGCGAGACGCACGACGTAATCGAGCAAAACGGTCGACCTTACTACTACAGAGATCGCTCTGATGTGTGGAAGTGGAATGTGCCGGTTGAGTTTGAGTTCTTCTATCCCAGGGGCATCTACGTGAGGGCAAAGACTGCTGAGGGTGAAGCTGCTCCTAAGCTAGGTCCAAACGAGCTTGCCAAGATCAAAGAGCTGGGCAAAGGTTTCTCTCCTGTTATTCCTACAGGTTTTGCTTAG
- a CDS encoding uncharacterized protein (EggNog:ENOG41~CAZy:GH128), with protein sequence MAQHPLTPNGRKAGSAGDTALAFWKDHLSWWHDWTPAPSSPKGAGLVPVSMLWGGGNNGQKDAQRLQQFEHLNSTPAYVMGFNEPDCSGADVSADIDVNIGVSLWNSLIAPIGQKGAVLGSPAMCRQKDESWLKQFDQQQLTKSWDFTSIHIFKPDMAGVQADIDYYWNTYQKPLWVTEFACVFDQNNFTPCTDQNQINQWISDIVDLFEANEHVLAYAYTDGLGLGSVWPPVNSDGGLSQSGQAYLNAISKYH encoded by the coding sequence ATGGCCCAGCACCCATTAACTCCCAACGGTAGAAAAGCCGGATCGGCGGGCGACACCGCTCTCGCCTTTTGGAAAGATCACTTGAGTTGGTGGCATGACTGGACACCAGCCCCTTCAAGCCCCAAAGGCGCAGGCCTCGTTCCCGTTTCTATGCTTTGGGGTGGCGGCAACAATGGACAGAAAGACGCTCAGAGGCTGCAACAATTCGAGCATCTCAACTCCACGCCCGCCTATGTCATGGGCTTCAATGAGCCTGATTGCTCAGGGGCTGATGTATCTGCAGACATTGACGTCAATATAGGGGTTAGCTTGTGGAACAGTCTGATTGCCCCCATTGGCCAGAAAGGTGCTGTGCTCGGCAGCCCGGCTATGTGTCGCCAGAAGGACGAGTCTTGGCTCAAGCAGTTCGACCAGCAGCAACTCACCAAGAGCTGGGACTTTACATCCATTCACATCTTCAAACCGGACATGGCGGGCGTGCAGGCCGACATCGACTACTACTGGAACACCTATCAGAAGCCGCTTTGGGTGACGGAGTTTGCGTGCGTCTTTGACCAAAACAACTTTACGCCATGCACGGATCAGAACCAGATCAACCAGTGGATCAGCGATATTGTGGATCTGTTTGAGGCCAACGAGCATGTTTTGGCGTATGCGTACACTGACGGCCTCGGCTTGGGCTCGGTGTGGCCTCCGGTGAATAGCGATGGGGGCCTCTCTCAGTCGGGCCAGGCATATCTGAATGCAATTAGTAAATATCACTAA
- a CDS encoding uncharacterized protein (SECRETED:SignalP(1-16)~CAZy:GH5), whose product MLSAYAFSLLVASASAWTPQSNAKVFSRDTEGVMRWLPGNDKFRGVNLGSQFIIEPWMASDEFSGMGCGGLNDEWSCVQSLGQDAADAAFQKHWDSWITQDDITQIKSLGLNTVRIPVGFWIREDLVQQGEFFPRGGIQYLDRLVGWCNDAGIYVIMDLHGGPGAQFPNQQYTGHGVSQPGFYTEANYERAADFLEWMTERIHTNATYASVGMLEVINEPVHSGDFPSQAADMVNTYYPLAWNRIRDTESKLGVSDDKRLHIQFMASAWGSGDPTSALPSTDFAAFDDHRYLKWDTSVTATKDGYLNAACSDKRDDNVIVGEWSISVADNVQDNDELGIKNRSDQADWYQQFWAAQVLAFEKSAGWVFWTWKCNWITGYDDWRWCYQSAVAAGAIPKDAGSAASINPC is encoded by the exons ATGTTGTCTGCATATGCCTTTTCGCTGCTAGTAGCTTCAGCCAGCGCCTGGACTCCTCAGTCCAATGCAAAGG TCTTCAGCCGAGATACCGAAGGCGTCATGAGATGGCTGCCCGGCAACGACAAGTTCCGCGGTGTCAATCTCGGCTCGCAGTTCATCATCGAACCATGGATGGCTTCTGATGAGTTCTCAGGCATGGGCTGTGGCGGACTCAACGACGAATGGTCTTGTGTCCAAAGCCTCGGCCAGGATGCTGCTGACGCCGCCTTCCAGAAGCACTGGGACAGCTGGATCACCCAAGACGACATCACCCAGATCAAGAGTCTGGGGCTTAACACAGTCCGTATCCCAGTTGGCTTCTGGATCCGTGAAGATCTTGTTCAACAAGGCGAATTCTTCCCTCGAGGAGGTATTCAGTACCTGGACCGTCTAGTCGGATGGTGCAATGACGCAGGTATCTATGTCATTATGGACCTTCACGGCGGCCCTGGAGCGCAGTTCCCTAACCAGCAATACACTGGCCAT GGAGTCTCACAGCCTGGGTTCTACACCGAGGCAAACTACGAACGAGCAGCCGACTTCCTAGAGTGGATGACTGAGCGCATTCATACCAACGCTACCTATGCTTCCGTCGGCATGCTAGAAGTCATCAACGAGCCCGTCCACTCTGGCGATTTCCCCAGCCAAGCTGCTGACATGGTCAACACCTACTATCCTCTCGCCTGGAACCGCATCCGTGATACTGAGAGCAAACTGGGTGTCTCTGACGATAAGCGCCTTCATATCCAATTCATG GCCTCAGCCTGGGGCTCCGGGGACCCAACCAGCGCCCTCCCCAGCACCGACTTCGCCGCCTTCGACGACCACCGCTACCTCAAATGGGACACCAGCGTCACCGCCACCAAAGACGGCTATCTCAACGCTGCCTGCAGCGACAAGCGCGACGACAACGTCATTGTCGGCGAGTGGTCCATCTCCGTCGCCGACAACGTCCAGGACAACGACGAGCTCGGCATCAAGAACCGCTCCGACCAGGCCGACTGGTACCAGCAGTTCTGGGCCGCCCAGGTGCTCGCCTTTGAGAAGTCGGCTGGCTGGGTCTTTTGGACGTGGAAGTGCAACTGGATCACGGGATATGATGATTGGAGGTGGTGCTATCAGTCTGCTGTTGCGGCGGGAGCGATTCCCAAGGACGCGGGCAGCGCGGCTAGCATTAACCCATGTTAA
- a CDS encoding uncharacterized protein (EggNog:ENOG41) — protein MVGVPGRSKGCVTCRRRKKGCDQNVPSCHQCIRSGLECGGYERDLVWVNSTPDESNKAPSQTPHLKGAIPSRSVTQQRPWRVIYSTRGANNNNNNTNITLHDSLTRSAREELYFSKLISTALPYGHLLSARASDVLTNGWVSAVKAYYDEEPAIRFASLAMSVGFMGVDERKKQIKQSSQMTLQGFEAYNKAVVEMVRGLKHSERSKNNGIIVAARILQFYELFFGKAPDWRAHIEGQLALFLARGPESFVSGQSHQLYVDGRILIVMLSIGRRAKSPLHTDAWRTIPWRDIPKSTKDKLIDILEDVPFMLIAYDELRACQDPERFDELRHTVMLNCHHIALSLDIWEQEAGPILQQFDYTFAGSPLPTPKDDTEFGLVYISGCYWGARLMLYSTLGMTLAHSAGAVSPGADSIPSLGGDSPASPAGTASTPATSPGQASEKSSGPFYTAPPPRMENPGIYARKIAHMVHLLYEPAAGAMQGASGLFPLALALRYFATTEPPGQRSPESEMLYKLYRKPFVGTFVGRFLNDLQGSQQDDEAKRDVEAKAQRNIFWYAVLGTENIVRVGEKGK, from the exons ATGGTGGGCGTTCCTGGCAGATCAAAGGGATGCGTCACTTGTCGCCGGCGCAAGAAGGGC TGCGATCAAAACGTCCCGTCGTGTCACCAGTGCATACGGTCTGGCCTAGAATGCGGAGGCTATGAACGCGATCTTGTGTGGGTCAACAGCACGCCGGATGAGTCTAACAAAGCTCCATCGCAAACGCCTCACTTGAAGGGAGCAATCCCGTCAAGATCGGTGACTCAACAGCGACCTTGGAGAGTGATTTACTCAACCAGAGGCGCAAAtaataacaacaacaacaccaacattACTCTCCACGATTCGCTCACTCGATCAGCTCGAGAGGAGCTTTACTTTAGCAAACTAATCTCCACAGCACTTCCCTACGGTCACCTACTATCAGCCAGGGCTTCGGATGTATTGACAAACGGATGGGTCTCGGCAGTCAAGGCATACTATGACGAAGAGCCGGCTATTCGATTTGCTTCGCTGGCAATGAGCGTGGGCTTTATGGGTGttgatgagagaaaaaagcaaatcaaACAATCCAGCCAAATGACCCTCCAGGGCTTTGAAGCTTACAATAAGGCTGTTGTCGAAATGGTCCGGGGATTGAAGCATTCAGAGCGGTCCAAGAACAAcggcatcatcgtcgccgccagAATATTACAGTTTTACGAG ctaTTTTTTGGAAAAGCACCCGACTGGCGCGCTCATATAGAGGGCCAGCTGGCTCTCTTTTTGGCCAGAGGCCCGGAATCTTTTGTATCTGGTCAATCGCACCAGCTATATGTCGACGGTCGAATCCTGATT GTCATGTTGTCAATCGGAAGACGAGCCAAATCCCCGCTTCACACAGACGCTTGGCGAACAATTCCATGGCGCGATATACCCAAGTCAACCAAAGACAAGCTGATTGATATCCTGGAGGATGTGCCATTCATGCTGATCGCCTACGACGAACTTCGCGCCTGTCAGGATCCCGAGCGTTTCGACGAACTGCGCCATACCGTGATGCTGAACTGTCACCACATTGCACTAAGCTTAGATATCTGGGAACAGGAAGCCGGGCCGATTCTCCAGCAGTTCGACTATACGTTTGCCGGCTCTCCTCTACCCACGCCCAAAGACGACACTGAGTTTGGGCTTGTGTATATCTCGGGATGCTATTGGGGCGCTCGCCTGATGCTGTACAGCACCCTTGGGATGACATTGGCTCATTCGGCCGGCGCTGTGAGCCCTGGAGCTGATAGTATTCCATCTCTGGGTGGCGACTCTCCGGCTTCGCCCGCAGGCACGGCATCGACACCGGCCACCTCGCCGGGGCAGGCGTCGGAAAAGTCCTCCGGGCCATTCTACACTGCTCCTCCGCCCAGGATGGAAAACCCGGGCATCTACGCAAGGAAAATCGCCCACATGGTACACCTCTTGTATGAACCTGCCGCCGGTGCGATGCAAGGCGCCTCGGGTCTTTTCCCCTTGGCCCTTGCGCTGCGCTACTTTGCAACAACCGAGCCTCCTGGCCAAAGGAGTCCCGAGTCCGAAATGTTGTATAAGCTATATCGCAAGCCTTTTGTTGGTACCTTTGTTGGACGCTTTCTTAACGATCTCCAGGGTTCTCAACAAGACGACGAAGCGAAGCGTGATGTCGAAGCCAAAGCGCAGCGGAATATCTTCTGGTATGCTGTTTTGGGCACTGAAAATATTGTGCGCGTGGGAGAGAAGGGGAAATAA
- a CDS encoding uncharacterized protein (BUSCO:EOG092D3KT6), producing the protein MSWRSQGITGSNNIPLGKPRHFGAEEEDGIIEERDLKRGRDPEPRSEADGPRRRKKRNRWGDASENKAAGLMGLPTAILSSMTSEQLEAYTLHLRIEEISQKLRIDDVVPADDPPSPPPQYDNHGRRINTREYRYRKRLEDERHKLVEKAMKTIPNYHPPQDYRRPTKTQEKVYVPVNDYPEINFIGLLIGPRGNTLKKMENDSGAKIAIRGKGSVKEGKGRSDAAHSSNQEEDLHCLIMADTEEKVNKAKQLIHNVIETAASIPEGQNELKRNQLRELAALNGTLRDDENQACQNCGKIGHRKYDCPERQNFTASIICRVCGNAGHMARDCPDRQRGANWRNDAGGRPAGRIGGGDAVDREMEQLMQELGGGSGAAPAQIEAGPSSNNYNGNSEAKPWQRGPTGGPAPWRSRNQDSNEGGSGGPAPWARDRNRGHDHSNGNGHSNSHGGGGGGGGGDNNYYGHNNYESSSGGAAPWHQQPQHGASQHQAPGMGGYPNYAAYGAYGAAPGMGAPPGLPQVGGAGLSAPPGLGPLNALIQQYAGSAPPPPPPSGDAPPPPPSDQPPPPPPPGA; encoded by the exons ATGTCTTGGAGGTCTCAAGGAATCACAGGCTCGAACAACATCCCGCTGGGGAAGCCGCGGCATTTtggcgccgaggaggaggatggcaTCATCGAAGAACGCGATCTCAAGCGTGGCCGCGATCCTGAGCCTCGCAGCGAGGCCGACGGCCCTCGTCGTCGAAAGAAGCGCAACCGATGGGGCGACGCGTCGGAGAACAAGGCCGCCGGCCTTATGGGGCTGCCGACAGCCATTCTGTCGTCCATGACGAGcgagcagctcgaggcctACACTCTGCATCTTCGCATTGAGGAAATCAGCCAGAAGCTTCGCATCGACGACGTCGTCCCCGCGGATG ATCCCCCCTCACCTCCTCCCCAGTACGACAACCATGGTCGACGTATCAACACTCGGGAATACCGCTATCGCAAGCGTCTCGAGGACGAACGCCACAAGCTGGTTGAAAAGGCCATGAAAACCATTCCCAACTATCACCCGCCCCAGGACTACCGCAGGCCTACAAAAACCCAGGAGAAAGTCTACGTGCCTGTTAACGACTACCCGGAGATTAACTTCA TTGGTTTACTCATCGGACCCCGTGGTAACACACTAAAGAAAATGGAGAATGACTCTGGTGCCAAGATTGCCATTCGTGGCAAGGGCTCCGTGAAAGAGGGCAAGGGTCGCTCTGATGCAGCTCACTCCAGTAACCAGGAGGAGGATCTTCACTGTTTGATCATGGCAGATACCGAAGAAAAAGTCAACAAGGCGAAGCAGCTCATCCACAACGTCATTGAAACT GCGGCTTCGATCCCCGAGGGTCAAAACGAGCTCAAGCGTAACCAGCTTCGAGAGCTCGCGGCGCTCAACGGAACCCTTCGAGACGATGAAAACCAGGCTTGTCAAAACTGTGGTAAGATTGGACATCGTAAATACGACTGCCCCGAGCGACAAAACTTTACGGCAAGCATCATCTGCCGCGTTTGCGGTAATGCCGGCCACATGGCTAGGGATTGTCCAGACCGCCAGCGAGGCGCCAATTGGCGTAATGACGCTGGTGGCCGTCCTGCAGGTAGGATCGGAGGTGGCGATGCCGTCGACCGTGAAATGGAG CAACTCATGCAGGAacttggcggcggctcagGAGCTGCCCCTGCGCAAATCGAAGCCGGCCCGAGCAGCAACAATTACAACGGGAACAGCGAAGCGAAGCCATGGCAGAGAGGACCAACCGGCGGACCTGCACCCTGGAGATCCCGCAACCAGGATTCTAACGAAGGAGGCAGTGGAGGACCGGCACCTTGGGCTCGAGACCGCAATCGCGGCCATGATcacagcaacggcaacggccatAGCAACAGCcatggtggcggcggcggcggcggtggtggtgacaaCAACTACTATGGCCACAACAACTACGAGTCGTCCTCAGGAGGAGCAGCCCCTTGGCATCAGCAGCCTCAACACGGAGCTTCGCAACACCAGGCTCCTGGAATGGGTGGGTATCCCAACTATGCTGCGTACGGCGCATACGGTGCTGCACCGGGTATGGGTGCGCCTCCTGGTCTCCCTCAAGTTGGCGGTGCCGGTCTCTCGGCTCCCCCAGGTCTAGGCCCCTTGAATGCCCTCATCCAGCAATATGCAGGatctgctcctcctccgccaccgcccTCAGGAGAtgctcctccgcctcctccaagcGATCAACCCCCTCCACCTCCGCCCCCTGGCGCGTAA
- a CDS encoding uncharacterized protein (EggNog:ENOG41): protein MVDAALAVDFMLPIRCCEMMIPLEWAVLKIPQETADAYNRRAMEVEARGVVYCYQNDCRAPIHPQFVIHQEAICGKCLSSTCARCRGAFHRGLACGDLQTPDDQRLHDLAATYGWGKCYECNSYIQLNPGRNHLLCLCGAETCFSCGKTWQACDCIRPNRNAVTDELGRAMQAQSDDGRQLDPIPQELRLPLDKTRMEVYENYLTERLERHLAEAKRIRTGIGAITSFKGLMRSERCNHERWVLHEVRYEYCDLCGRQPTAGWGRSCMYCLIHVCINCKAAADDGNGQDGEEDSQSEQSDQQDEQDEPNVEQNVEQNVEQNVEQNVEQNVEQNVEQNVEQNVEQNVEQNNEQNNEQSEQNGQQNEQNGEQNEQIKKREQNREQIEQNGEQNRQIKQIKQNEQNSKQSKQNKEWRKERSRKMRERHKLQKQMKRDKRSKQTQPEQTEQNKSMRNRYKLNRLRKQKKLKKPGLRNKQTQTGWTEQTKKIKPTQDVTQTQQATQIPEAKQTQEPEKSEQTQQNKSMGKRCKLKPEKLEKLKPRNKQTQTRETWQHKQVEQPELTRETEPTEQSKDTEQTEETKQNKQPEPAESTEQRNTQSKEIAQAKRSEQTEKN, encoded by the exons ATGGTGGATGCTGCGCTTGCCGTTGACTTCATGTTACCCATCCGTTGCTGCGAGATGATGATTCCCCTCGAATGGGCGGTGCTCAAGATCCCGCAAGAAACAGCCGACGCGTATAACCGCAGAGCGATGGAAGTTGAAGCACGAGGGGTGGTCTACTGCTACCAAAATGACTGCAGAGCGCCTATCCACCCACAATTTGTCATACATCAGGAAGCGATTTGCGGCAAGTGTCTGAGCAGCACTTGTGCTCGCTGCAGGGGCGCTTTCCATAGGGGTCTTGCTTGCGGAGATTTACAAACGCCGGATGATCAGAGACTGCACGATCTGGCAGCCACATATGGCTGGGGGAAATGCTATGAGTGCAATAGCTATATCCAGCTCAACCCAGGTCGCAACCACTTGC TGTGTCTATGCGGCGCCGAGACTTGCTTCTCATGCGGCAAAACGTGGCAGGCTTGCGACTGCATCCGGCCCAATCGCAACGCGGTTACAGATGAGCTTGGTCGAGCAATGCAAGCACAGAGTGATGACGGCCGCCAACTTGACCCGATACCGCAGGAACTACGCCTACCACTGGACAAGACGAGGATGGAGGTTTACGAAAACTATTTGACGGAGCGGTTGGAGCGTCATCTTGCCGAGGCAAAGCGCATACGCACAGGCATTGGGGCAATCACTTCGTTCAAAGGTCTCATGAGGTCGGAGCGCTGTAATCATGAGCGGTGGGTTCTTCACGAGGTGCGCTATGAGTATTGCGACCTTTGCGGGCGACAGCCGACGGCTGGCTGGGGGCGGAGTTGTATGTATTGTTTGATTCATGTGTGTATCAACTGCAAAGCTGCCGCAGATGATGGGAATGGGCAGGATGGTGAGGAGGACAGCCAGAGCGAACAAAGTGATCAGCAGGACGAGCAGGACGAGCCAAACGTCGAGCAGAACGTCGAGCAGAACGTCGAGCAGAACGTCGAGCAAAACGTCGAGCAAAACGTCGAGCAAAACGTCGAGCAAAACGTCGAGCAAAACGTCGAGCAAAACGTCGAGCAAAACAACGAGCAAAACAACGAGCAGAGCGAACAAAATGGTCAGCAGAACGAGCAGAACGGCGAGCAGAACGAGCAgatcaaaaagagagagcagaATAGAGAGCAGATTGAACAGAATGGCGAGCAGAACAGGCAGATCAAGCAGATCAAACAAAATGAACAGAATAGTAAGCAAAGCAAGCAGAACAAGGAGTGGCGCAAGGAGAGGTCCAGGAAGATGCGGGAGCGCCACAAGCTCCAAAAGCAGATGAAGCGAGACAAGCGGAGCAAGCAGACACAGCCTGAGCAGACTGAGCAGAACAAGTCTATGCGCAATAGGTATAAACTGAACAGGCTGAGgaaacagaagaagctgaagaagccggGGTTAAGGAACAAGCAGACACAGACTGGATGGACTGAGCAGACTAAAAAAATTAAGCCGACTCAAGACGTTACGCAGACTCAGCAAGCTACGCAAATTCCGGAAGCTAAGCAGACTCAAGAACCTGAGAAGTCTGAGCAGACTCAGCAGAACAAGTCTATGGGCAAAAGGTGCAAACTGAAGCCGGAGAAGCTAGAGAAACTGAAGCCGCGGAACAAGCAGACGCAGACCAGGGAAACTTGGCAGCATAAGCAGGTTGAGCAGCCTGAACTGACTAGGGAAACCGAGCCGACTGAGCAGAGCAAGGATACTGAGCAGACTGAAGAAACTAAGCAGAATAAGCAGCCTGAGCCGGCTGAATCGACTGAACAGAGAAATACGCAGAGCAAGGAAATTGCACAGGCTAAGCGGAGCGAGCAGACTGAGAAGAATTAA